The following coding sequences lie in one Mercenaria mercenaria strain notata chromosome 5, MADL_Memer_1, whole genome shotgun sequence genomic window:
- the LOC123557430 gene encoding protein FAM114A2-like: MILIQKSAIIDFPACSFTLLRLTKVLTAEIGILSTKFVECLNKQEGDDELKVNQLVTNIYLEASNSSSYIQDGFQLLLPVLQQAAIERNQAPQD; this comes from the exons GACTTTCCTGCATGCAGCTTTACTTTACTCAG GTTGACCAAAGTTTTGACAGCAGAAATTGGAATATTGTCAACTAAATTCGTGGAATGTTTAAACAAGCAG GAGGGTGATGATGAATTGAAAGTCAATCAGTTGGTGACAAATATCTACTTGGAG GCCAGTAACAGTAGTTCTTACATCCAAGATGGTTTCCAGCTTTTACTTCCTGTACTGCAACAGGCTGCCATAGAGAGGAACCAGGCACCACAAGACTGA